In the Muricauda sp. MAR_2010_75 genome, one interval contains:
- a CDS encoding antibiotic biosynthesis monooxygenase, translating to MATTPFVYIWEYVVKKEYLEEFKNVYGSTGDWVQLFQKADGYILTELHQDASNPLRFVTVDFWNSISDRDNFRNQFAKEFTAIDKHCENFTEEERFIGDFNCDTNRFVM from the coding sequence ATGGCAACAACACCCTTTGTATATATTTGGGAATACGTAGTTAAGAAGGAATATCTGGAAGAATTCAAGAACGTGTACGGTTCAACGGGCGATTGGGTTCAATTATTCCAAAAAGCTGATGGATATATTCTAACCGAGCTTCATCAAGATGCTTCAAATCCACTGCGGTTTGTAACGGTTGACTTTTGGAATTCAATATCAGATAGGGACAATTTCCGAAATCAATTTGCAAAGGAGTTCACCGCTATTGATAAACATTGTGAAAATTTTACGGAAGAAGAAAGGTTTATTGGTGACTTTAATTGCGATACCAATCGATTTGTAATGTAG
- a CDS encoding DNA polymerase III subunit delta', whose amino-acid sequence MLYKNVLGLEHIKNHLVTTANSGRVAHAQLFVGPEGSGVLPMALAYAQYLLCGNTGGENEGENTVCNTKCNSLTHPDLHFAFPVSNSDKVKSHAVSDHYLEEWRQFVKEQPYGNLFDWYRHIGIEKKQGQIGVDEAQDMVKKLSLKSYEGGYKVLILWMAEKMNLSAANKLLKLIEEPPQKTVLLLLAEEEEQIINTIRSRCQILHFPPLTEQVITDELVNRGASASVAHNIAQEANGNFNKALDLMNKDSEDLVFERWFVQWVRSAFKAKGNKGAIQELILWSDEVAKTGREVQKQFLNYCLTLMRQALLLNYKAHNLVYTKVHVEGFDLNKFAPFVHENNILDIVEELEKAIFHVERNGNSKIIFTDLSIKLTRLLHTKAA is encoded by the coding sequence ATGCTGTACAAAAATGTTTTAGGGCTGGAACATATCAAAAACCATTTGGTGACCACCGCCAACTCGGGCAGGGTGGCACATGCCCAATTGTTTGTGGGGCCCGAAGGTTCTGGGGTGCTCCCCATGGCCTTGGCCTATGCACAATATTTGTTGTGCGGCAACACCGGTGGCGAAAACGAGGGTGAAAATACCGTTTGCAATACCAAATGCAATTCGTTGACGCACCCTGATCTGCATTTTGCGTTTCCGGTTTCCAATTCGGATAAGGTGAAGTCGCATGCGGTGAGCGACCACTATCTGGAAGAATGGCGACAATTTGTAAAAGAGCAGCCCTATGGTAATCTTTTTGATTGGTATCGACACATTGGCATAGAAAAAAAACAAGGGCAGATAGGGGTGGACGAAGCCCAGGATATGGTAAAAAAGTTGTCCTTAAAATCCTATGAAGGGGGCTATAAGGTGCTCATCCTTTGGATGGCCGAAAAAATGAACCTTTCTGCTGCGAATAAACTCTTGAAACTGATTGAAGAACCACCACAAAAAACGGTTCTGCTTTTGCTGGCTGAAGAAGAGGAGCAAATCATCAACACCATTCGTTCCCGATGCCAGATTTTACACTTTCCGCCTTTGACCGAACAGGTGATTACGGACGAGCTGGTCAACAGGGGTGCAAGCGCAAGTGTGGCACACAACATAGCGCAGGAGGCCAATGGCAACTTCAACAAGGCTTTGGATTTGATGAACAAGGATTCCGAGGATTTGGTGTTTGAACGTTGGTTTGTGCAGTGGGTCCGTAGCGCTTTTAAAGCGAAAGGCAACAAAGGGGCCATTCAGGAATTGATTTTATGGAGCGATGAGGTGGCCAAAACGGGCCGGGAGGTGCAAAAGCAGTTTTTAAACTACTGCCTTACCTTGATGCGCCAAGCACTGCTGCTCAATTACAAAGCCCACAATCTGGTCTATACCAAAGTTCATGTGGAAGGTTTTGACCTGAACAAGTTTGCGCCTTTTGTGCACGAAAACAATATTTTGGATATTGTGGAAGAGTTGGAAAAGGCCATTTTTCACGTGGAACGTAACGGTAATTCCAAGATTATCTTTACGGATCTATCGATTAAACTTACAAGGCTTTTGCATACCAAAGCAGCCTAA
- a CDS encoding phosphoglycerate kinase, whose translation MKTIDDYNFEGKKALIRVDFNVPLDGDFNVTDTSRIEAAKPTILKVLEDGGSAVLMSHLGRPKGKVNPDMSLSHIVETVSEIIGVEVKFAEDCVGKVADDAVAKLEDGEVLLLENLRFHNEEEAGDKAFSEALAKHGDIYVNDAFGTAHRAHASTTIVAQFFPNNKCFGYLLAKEIDAIAKVMQTGEKPITAILGGAKVSSKITIIENILDKVDNLIIGGGMTYTFVKAKGGKVGDSICEDDKMDLALDILKHAEAKNVKVYLPVDVLAADDFDNNANTQFVDVDKIPDGWQGLDAGPKTLEIFKQVILASKTILWNGPVGVFEMENFANGTIAVGNYIDEATQDGAFSLVGGGDSVAAVKQFGFEDKVSYVSTGGGAMLESLEGRTLPGIAAILD comes from the coding sequence ATGAAGACGATAGACGATTACAATTTTGAAGGGAAGAAAGCATTGATCCGTGTTGATTTCAACGTTCCTCTGGACGGTGATTTCAATGTCACGGACACCAGTAGGATTGAAGCGGCCAAACCCACTATTTTAAAAGTTTTGGAAGATGGTGGTTCTGCTGTTCTGATGAGCCATTTGGGAAGACCAAAAGGAAAGGTCAACCCAGATATGTCCCTTTCCCATATTGTTGAAACCGTTTCTGAAATCATAGGAGTGGAAGTAAAATTTGCCGAGGATTGTGTGGGAAAAGTTGCCGATGATGCCGTTGCGAAACTGGAAGATGGTGAGGTGCTTCTGTTGGAAAACCTTCGGTTTCATAATGAGGAAGAAGCTGGTGATAAAGCTTTTTCTGAAGCTTTGGCCAAACACGGTGATATTTATGTGAACGATGCCTTTGGAACTGCTCACCGTGCTCATGCCTCAACCACCATTGTGGCCCAATTTTTCCCGAACAATAAGTGCTTCGGGTATCTGCTGGCCAAAGAAATTGACGCCATTGCCAAGGTAATGCAGACAGGGGAGAAACCCATTACGGCTATTTTGGGAGGAGCAAAAGTGTCTTCCAAAATTACCATTATTGAGAACATTTTGGATAAGGTGGACAATCTCATCATTGGTGGGGGTATGACCTATACTTTCGTTAAAGCAAAAGGCGGCAAAGTTGGGGATTCCATTTGTGAAGATGATAAAATGGACTTGGCTTTGGATATCCTAAAACATGCCGAAGCCAAAAATGTAAAAGTGTACCTGCCTGTTGATGTTTTGGCCGCCGATGATTTCGACAACAACGCCAACACCCAATTTGTGGATGTGGACAAAATCCCTGATGGATGGCAAGGTTTGGACGCCGGACCAAAAACCCTGGAGATTTTCAAACAGGTTATTTTGGCCTCCAAGACCATTTTGTGGAACGGCCCGGTAGGTGTTTTTGAAATGGAAAACTTTGCCAATGGAACCATCGCCGTAGGGAATTATATTGATGAAGCCACCCAAGATGGTGCATTTTCCCTTGTGGGCGGTGGAGATTCCGTGGCCGCAGTGAAGCAATTTGGCTTTGAGGACAAGGTAAGTTATGTGTCCACCGGAGGAGGTGCCATGTTGGAAAGCCTTGAAGGTAGAACCCTGCCGGGAATCGCTGCAATATTGGACTAG
- a CDS encoding lytic transglycosylase domain-containing protein, protein MNQKLNTAVCAALLFVASMATAQEIDSIQLADQDSTLLQTDETREISITSVSIDGRPIELQTNKNGEFQLLDLEEAHRYDSLWLKELHSSAQLFSDMLLEIQNSSENDSIIVVDLPTDTLKARLARMDEKTPFNITYNPSLESVIKSFLTRRRDLMQRMMTASQFYFPLFEQELDNHDIPLEIKYLAIIESALNPRARSRVGAKGLWQFMYSTGKMYGLDVSSYVDERHDPILATKAASKYLSKLYEIFNDWDLALAAYNSGPGNVNKAIRRSGGYENYWNIRPFLPRETAGYLPAFLATMYIFEYAEEHGLQYKKADRPYFETDTVHVKNLITFDQIAKLVDISTEELEMLNPAYKLNVIPKVKGKDYALRLPKAKIGKFVANEEQIYAYVKKEMDSLEKPLPQMITAQDQIRYKVKSGDYLGKIAERYGVGVSQIKMWNGLRSNNLRIGQRLTIFPRKPYIPEKSVAKSSTSKSASGAVASNSKTHTVQPGDSLWTISRKYPGVSIENLREWNGLSSNNLKPGTKLKLCDCSS, encoded by the coding sequence ATGAACCAAAAATTGAACACAGCTGTCTGCGCAGCGCTTCTTTTTGTAGCCTCAATGGCGACTGCCCAAGAAATTGATTCCATTCAATTGGCAGACCAGGATTCCACTTTGCTACAAACAGATGAAACCAGGGAAATCAGTATTACAAGCGTTAGTATTGATGGCAGGCCCATAGAATTGCAGACCAACAAAAATGGGGAGTTTCAATTGTTGGATTTGGAAGAGGCACATCGGTATGATAGTCTTTGGTTGAAAGAGCTTCACAGTAGCGCACAGTTGTTCAGTGATATGCTGCTTGAAATTCAGAATAGTTCTGAGAATGACTCCATCATTGTTGTGGATTTACCCACAGATACCTTAAAGGCCCGTTTGGCCCGGATGGATGAAAAGACCCCGTTCAATATCACCTACAATCCTTCTTTGGAGAGTGTGATCAAATCCTTCTTGACCCGAAGAAGAGATTTAATGCAACGGATGATGACCGCCAGCCAATTCTATTTTCCATTGTTTGAACAGGAATTGGACAACCATGATATCCCCCTTGAAATTAAATATTTGGCTATTATTGAATCGGCCTTGAATCCAAGGGCAAGATCAAGGGTGGGCGCCAAAGGACTTTGGCAGTTTATGTACAGTACGGGAAAAATGTACGGATTGGACGTGAGCAGTTATGTGGATGAACGCCACGACCCTATTTTGGCAACAAAAGCGGCCAGCAAATACCTTTCCAAATTGTATGAAATTTTCAACGATTGGGATCTGGCCTTGGCAGCCTACAATTCAGGTCCGGGAAATGTGAACAAAGCCATCCGAAGGTCTGGAGGATATGAAAATTATTGGAACATTCGCCCATTTCTTCCACGTGAAACTGCAGGCTATCTTCCCGCATTTTTGGCCACGATGTACATTTTTGAATATGCCGAAGAACATGGACTTCAATACAAAAAGGCGGACAGGCCTTATTTTGAAACGGATACCGTTCATGTTAAAAACCTCATCACCTTTGATCAAATAGCCAAGTTGGTCGATATCAGCACCGAAGAATTGGAGATGTTGAACCCCGCCTACAAATTGAATGTCATCCCCAAAGTGAAAGGAAAGGATTATGCCCTTCGTTTACCAAAGGCCAAAATTGGAAAGTTTGTGGCCAATGAGGAGCAGATTTATGCTTATGTGAAAAAGGAAATGGATTCTTTGGAAAAACCATTACCTCAGATGATAACGGCCCAAGACCAAATTCGTTACAAAGTAAAGAGCGGGGATTATTTGGGTAAAATAGCGGAACGTTACGGCGTGGGCGTAAGCCAGATTAAAATGTGGAACGGATTGCGGAGCAATAATCTACGTATTGGACAACGGTTGACCATTTTCCCGAGAAAGCCTTATATCCCAGAAAAATCTGTGGCTAAATCGAGCACTTCAAAGTCAGCCTCTGGGGCGGTGGCAAGCAACTCCAAAACGCATACAGTACAACCTGGCGATTCACTCTGGACGATTTCCAGAAAATATCCTGGAGTTTCCATTGAAAATTTACGAGAATGGAACGGTCTTAGCAGCAATAACCTAAAACCGGGCACAAAACTTAAATTGTGCGATTGTTCTTCGTAA
- a CDS encoding DUF4837 family protein: MKKFGTLCSAILVMVLWSCKDSGPKQRFLPPSTGGVNSLMVVMDTELWQSDVGDNIREHFAAQVLGLPQPEPIFTIVQVPPKVFKGTTTYSRSVLYVEQDSSSLAHIKTDAYSKPQKVAVVTGQTHEVLNRNLDSLAPKAIEAFKQMEIAEAQKRFERSLNKDKALEEEFGISMKVPSLYKVGKRDNKFVWMDIQIPKGTMNIIAYEMPENSFSNDSTFVEDIVKMRDSIGKKYVPGPYENTYMKTEMAFAPYVFPTEIGGKKAAEVRGIWDIQGYPMAGPFLTYIINDEEHNRKMVLEGFTFAPSAEKRDYMFELEAILRTVDFNTTAAD; encoded by the coding sequence ATGAAAAAATTTGGAACACTATGTAGTGCCATTTTGGTAATGGTACTATGGTCTTGTAAGGATTCAGGACCGAAACAAAGATTTCTGCCACCATCCACAGGAGGTGTTAACTCATTAATGGTAGTAATGGACACCGAGCTATGGCAAAGTGATGTTGGCGATAACATTAGGGAGCATTTTGCGGCGCAGGTCTTGGGTCTCCCACAACCCGAACCCATTTTCACCATTGTACAAGTTCCTCCAAAAGTATTTAAGGGCACAACAACCTATTCCCGGTCAGTTTTATACGTGGAACAAGATTCCTCCTCATTGGCACACATTAAAACAGACGCATATTCAAAACCCCAAAAGGTGGCGGTGGTCACTGGACAAACCCACGAGGTGTTGAACCGGAATCTGGATTCTCTGGCACCGAAAGCCATTGAGGCGTTCAAACAAATGGAAATAGCCGAGGCCCAAAAACGATTTGAACGTTCACTGAACAAGGACAAGGCTTTGGAAGAAGAGTTTGGCATAAGCATGAAGGTTCCATCATTGTATAAAGTGGGCAAGCGGGACAACAAGTTTGTATGGATGGACATTCAGATTCCAAAAGGGACCATGAACATCATTGCGTATGAAATGCCAGAAAACAGCTTTTCCAACGATTCCACCTTTGTGGAGGATATTGTAAAAATGCGTGATTCCATTGGAAAGAAATACGTTCCCGGTCCTTATGAGAACACATATATGAAAACTGAAATGGCTTTTGCGCCCTATGTTTTCCCCACAGAAATTGGAGGAAAAAAAGCTGCGGAGGTCAGGGGGATTTGGGATATTCAGGGATACCCGATGGCTGGGCCATTTTTAACCTACATCATCAACGATGAGGAGCATAACAGAAAGATGGTTTTGGAAGGGTTCACCTTTGCACCATCAGCCGAAAAAAGAGACTATATGTTTGAGCTTGAAGCCATCTTGCGAACCGTAGATTTTAATACAACAGCAGCGGATTAA
- a CDS encoding DUF6747 family protein, producing MKKLLLVKEIYLEGFRNLGHIILEKYFKIFAWFSFVMFFIVLYAFVYRIATGFAFD from the coding sequence ATGAAAAAACTTTTACTTGTTAAAGAAATCTATCTTGAAGGATTTCGCAACTTAGGACATATTATTCTAGAGAAATACTTTAAAATATTTGCTTGGTTTAGCTTTGTCATGTTCTTCATTGTGCTCTACGCCTTTGTGTACAGAATAGCTACCGGCTTCGCATTTGACTAA
- a CDS encoding membrane protein, whose amino-acid sequence MKPFFVLVVVFIVCALLLKLVAGQVNYRLSAQIAMACMLVFTAIGHFAFAEGMSTMLPDFFPMKKELVLITGLVEIALGVGLVLPQYKYASAWMLIVFFILVLPINIRSAIGHINYQTGALDGPGISYLWFRVPLQLFFVLWVYFSTIFGK is encoded by the coding sequence ATGAAGCCCTTTTTTGTTCTGGTTGTTGTTTTTATAGTTTGCGCCCTGCTATTGAAATTGGTGGCGGGTCAGGTTAACTATCGTCTTTCCGCCCAAATAGCCATGGCTTGCATGTTGGTCTTTACCGCCATTGGACATTTTGCTTTTGCAGAGGGGATGAGCACTATGCTACCTGATTTTTTTCCCATGAAGAAAGAACTTGTATTAATTACAGGTCTGGTGGAAATTGCTTTGGGAGTTGGATTGGTTCTTCCGCAATATAAATATGCCTCTGCCTGGATGTTGATCGTGTTTTTTATCCTTGTCCTGCCAATAAACATAAGATCTGCTATTGGGCACATCAATTATCAAACTGGAGCGTTAGATGGCCCCGGGATATCCTACCTTTGGTTTAGGGTTCCCTTGCAATTGTTTTTTGTGCTTTGGGTGTATTTCTCAACCATATTTGGGAAATAA
- a CDS encoding Crp/Fnr family transcriptional regulator: MEEIKHYFEEHFGISSPDWDIFSSKLTQHCFPKKSILLSQGETENHLSFISKGIVRQYVPLADGELTFGFAFSRSFISAYDSFISQMPSNYAVETITETVLWQLTYNDLQEVYNTSQVGDRIGRKASEELFLKKCKRELSLLLDTAEERYLKLFTERPELIREIPLKYIASYIGVTPQALSRIRKRIS; the protein is encoded by the coding sequence TTGGAAGAAATCAAACACTATTTTGAGGAACATTTCGGGATTTCTTCTCCTGATTGGGATATCTTTTCCTCCAAATTGACCCAACATTGCTTTCCAAAGAAATCCATTCTGCTCTCCCAAGGAGAAACGGAGAACCATCTTTCCTTTATATCAAAAGGAATTGTACGCCAATATGTTCCTCTGGCGGATGGCGAACTTACCTTCGGTTTTGCTTTTAGTAGATCATTTATAAGTGCATACGATTCATTTATATCACAAATGCCTTCCAATTATGCGGTGGAAACCATTACCGAGACTGTACTGTGGCAGTTGACCTATAATGATCTTCAGGAGGTGTACAATACTTCACAGGTGGGTGATCGTATTGGGAGAAAAGCCAGTGAGGAACTCTTTTTAAAAAAGTGCAAACGAGAACTTTCCCTGCTTTTGGATACGGCGGAGGAACGGTATCTAAAATTGTTCACGGAGCGTCCAGAGTTGATTCGTGAAATTCCATTGAAATATATTGCTTCCTACATTGGTGTCACGCCTCAGGCATTGAGCCGTATCCGAAAACGGATTTCTTAA